A stretch of Selenihalanaerobacter shriftii DNA encodes these proteins:
- the manA gene encoding mannose-6-phosphate isomerase, class I → MFYPLKFKPIYKEKIWGGNNIATYFNRNLPKNKIGESWELAAHKNGTSIVNNGRFKDKSLTELINKYWIEIMGTRIKEEDHDRFPLLIKILDANDKLSVQVHPDDEYAAEHEDGELGKTEMWYILDAEPGAELIYGLKPGVTKEEFKVSIEDGSLVDKLNRIKVKKGDILFIPTGTIHSIKEGVLLAEIQQNSDTTYRVFDWNRVGDDGQPRKLHIKEALDVVDFNRDDYKKSQSVKYENNKYQRKILTTCEYFTCEKLLVEDSFSAQPQGKRFEVLLCLDGKGIINYENGKVNIKGGETILIPAVLDEYKIEGEVEVLRSYIGEEL, encoded by the coding sequence ATGTTCTATCCACTAAAATTTAAACCAATCTATAAAGAGAAAATTTGGGGTGGTAATAATATAGCCACTTATTTTAATAGAAATCTGCCAAAGAATAAAATCGGTGAAAGCTGGGAGTTAGCAGCTCATAAAAATGGTACTAGTATTGTCAACAATGGTAGGTTTAAAGATAAGAGCTTAACTGAATTAATCAATAAATATTGGATTGAAATAATGGGGACAAGAATTAAGGAAGAGGACCACGATCGTTTCCCATTATTAATTAAAATTTTAGATGCTAATGATAAACTATCTGTACAAGTCCATCCCGATGATGAATATGCTGCTGAGCATGAAGATGGAGAGTTAGGTAAGACAGAAATGTGGTATATTCTCGATGCTGAGCCAGGTGCTGAGCTTATCTATGGCTTAAAACCCGGAGTCACTAAAGAAGAATTTAAAGTTAGCATTGAAGATGGAAGCTTAGTTGATAAATTGAATAGGATCAAAGTTAAGAAAGGCGATATCCTTTTTATTCCTACTGGTACAATTCACTCCATTAAAGAAGGAGTCCTACTTGCTGAGATTCAACAAAATTCTGATACTACTTATCGAGTATTTGACTGGAATAGAGTTGGAGATGATGGACAACCTCGTAAACTTCATATTAAAGAGGCATTAGATGTAGTTGATTTTAATAGAGATGATTATAAGAAGAGTCAAAGTGTTAAATATGAGAATAACAAATATCAACGAAAGATTCTAACTACCTGCGAATACTTTACTTGCGAAAAATTATTGGTTGAAGATAGTTTTAGTGCTCAACCGCAGGGAAAGAGATTTGAAGTATTGCTCTGTTTAGATGGTAAAGGTATCATTAACTATGAAAATGGTAAGGTAAATATTAAAGGTGGGGAGACTATATTGATTCCTGCTGTATTAGATGAATATAAGATCGAAGGAGAGGTTGAGGTTCTAAGGTCATATATTGGAGAAGAGCTTTAA
- the mntA gene encoding type VII toxin-antitoxin system MntA family adenylyltransferase antitoxin, with amino-acid sequence MKDKLNLSISKEKIELIIEHLIAEVSPVLIYLFGSVSKGVLRPDSDIDIAFLSEVELDEYEVFLLAQRLADKIDRDVDLIDIKRASTVLKAQIIQGALIYNGDNLKKMNFELQTMKKYAKLNEERVEIISKIKRGVTNDR; translated from the coding sequence ATGAAAGATAAACTAAACTTAAGTATTAGTAAAGAAAAAATCGAGTTAATAATAGAACACTTGATAGCAGAAGTATCTCCAGTATTAATCTATCTATTTGGTTCAGTCTCTAAAGGAGTTTTAAGACCAGATAGTGATATTGATATTGCTTTTTTATCAGAGGTAGAATTAGATGAATATGAAGTGTTTTTATTAGCTCAAAGATTAGCAGATAAAATAGATAGAGATGTTGACTTAATAGATATTAAACGGGCTTCAACTGTATTAAAAGCTCAAATTATACAAGGAGCTTTAATCTATAATGGTGATAATTTAAAGAAGATGAATTTTGAGCTTCAAACTATGAAGAAATATGCTAAATTAAATGAAGAGAGAGTAGAGATAATAAGTAAAATCAAAAGAGGTGTTACTAATGATCGATGA
- the hepT gene encoding type VII toxin-antitoxin system HepT family RNase toxin → MIDDVLINKNETIKRCISRVNEEYQNNPENLRNYTKQDSIILNIQRLCEAAIDIAMHVVAELELGVPQNSRDAFEMLNQYQIIDSEMTDNLKAMVGFRNIAVHDYQKLNLKIVQSIIENEIKNISMFSRIILDFNKEELKS, encoded by the coding sequence ATGATCGATGATGTATTAATTAATAAAAATGAAACTATAAAGAGGTGCATAAGTAGAGTTAATGAAGAGTATCAAAATAATCCTGAAAATTTAAGGAATTATACAAAACAAGATTCAATTATACTAAATATTCAAAGGTTATGTGAGGCAGCTATCGATATTGCCATGCATGTTGTAGCTGAATTAGAACTTGGGGTTCCTCAAAATAGTAGAGATGCATTCGAGATGTTAAATCAATACCAAATAATTGATTCTGAAATGACAGATAACTTAAAAGCAATGGTTGGGTTTAGAAATATAGCAGTTCATGATTATCAAAAATTAAATTTAAAGATTGTGCAATCAATTATAGAAAATGAAATTAAGAATATATCAATGTTTTCTAGAATTATTTTAGATTTTAATAAAGAAGAGCTCAAAAGTTAA
- a CDS encoding helix-turn-helix domain-containing protein, with protein MSKFNKLVGARIQDQLDKIEWSQAQLAEKLDTSRQVINKIIHGRKNITIQEVKSIANILNVDLQQLIQPFDKEEDKEPIITFMGEVNSKGAKKGLQHAQNIMDLVIFHRDIKDNHQKLFSN; from the coding sequence ATGTCTAAATTTAATAAATTAGTAGGAGCTAGAATTCAAGATCAATTAGATAAAATTGAATGGAGCCAGGCTCAATTAGCAGAAAAATTAGATACTTCTCGTCAAGTTATAAATAAAATTATTCATGGCAGAAAAAATATTACGATCCAAGAAGTTAAGTCTATTGCTAATATTTTAAATGTAGACTTACAGCAACTGATTCAACCATTTGATAAAGAAGAAGATAAGGAACCAATTATTACTTTTATGGGTGAAGTAAATTCTAAAGGAGCTAAGAAAGGATTACAACATGCACAGAATATTATGGATTTAGTAATTTTCCATCGTGATATAAAAGATAATCATCAAAAATTATTCTCTAATTGA
- a CDS encoding DUF6036 family nucleotidyltransferase, translating into MNLKQFKTKIQKIINSDRDDLFKKIGIIAVITKVLEELNVKPVIVGGQAVEFYTVGGYTTMDIDLVCAASVSAIDELLKPLGFKKNHKYWELPGTGIVVETPSSYLEGSWEKVAEVEIDNGLIAYIIGIEDIIIDRLNRYKYWQVHSDQEWIIGMLAMNHDDIDWDYLFEEAKKARVLKELDRFKKEANY; encoded by the coding sequence TTGAATCTTAAGCAATTTAAGACTAAAATACAGAAGATCATAAATTCAGATAGAGATGACTTATTTAAAAAAATAGGTATTATAGCAGTAATAACCAAAGTATTAGAAGAATTAAATGTTAAACCAGTAATAGTTGGTGGTCAAGCAGTAGAATTTTATACTGTTGGTGGTTATACCACTATGGATATAGATTTAGTTTGTGCAGCTTCAGTTTCTGCAATAGATGAATTATTGAAACCATTAGGTTTTAAAAAAAATCATAAATATTGGGAGTTACCTGGTACAGGAATAGTAGTTGAAACACCTTCTAGTTATTTAGAAGGGAGTTGGGAGAAAGTAGCTGAGGTTGAAATAGATAATGGTTTAATTGCCTATATAATTGGGATTGAAGATATAATTATAGATCGTTTAAATAGATATAAGTATTGGCAAGTTCATTCTGATCAAGAGTGGATTATTGGTATGTTAGCTATGAACCACGATGATATTGATTGGGATTATCTTTTTGAAGAAGCAAAGAAAGCTAGGGTATTAAAAGAATTAGACAGATTTAAAAAAGAAGCTAATTATTAA
- a CDS encoding DEAD/DEAH box helicase, producing the protein MSYVDALTDYVPSKIYKRGKKYYETNKILDYDISDGGNKKFSLTAEVKGTYNYQVEIDLSLEGDEIHFENDCTCPYDWGSICKHEVAVLYKFLNEDYHLLGLPVNDFNSFTKLEELSESVQTTKNIPLQYYIKGLAIDAMVNFKLTLDSPNCPINKLDSIIDYIQASYAYQNLDQIVSGLSHNDIVNIEYLSNTETSKSQTPGALLFPKSQANFNFLLRLMTENEVYLDETKKRVKKGEVIYPDLILEGNLDQVEIKTKKFDYPIYEGDLHQESRLQWTVIDSQVHPLEFNSIEQIPDNILIPKEKQGEFLFEILPSLKEELELEIDEELEGYQLNSKPPEIKVKFDYQDNNILSYSEVKLGDEVYENSEILGFDSNNKCYTQMEDDPKEWFSLDTKPIENLINYLEDYEFHVSPNNFNIKDESDIQEFITEGIDNLPTEWDVETTTAFDEVEVKPVELEPIVELKDDDEDGTIDWFEFKVKYNLGGETYTYQELKKLLRQNKAGDNYLRVGNQYLILEDDKQEQEINQLLELAESQGDASYRSSYYNLLYYRNLIEETGINFVGNQVYNELNEDITADNLIKEVDIPIKAKDILRDYQKQGYYWLRFLNKYHFGGILADDMGLGKTLQTLTLLKSLSLNKPALIICPRTLIYNWSEEIKKFFPQFEHLVYYGSPTDREEMRQNFNQYQVLITSYSIISRDYLDLEDFSFSYVVLDEAHHIKNRRTKRAKGVKMIKAKNRLALTGTPIENSLEELWSIFDFLMPGYLGNYKEFRRKYLKPINQENNQEELLELKERIAPFILRRKKEEVLTELPDKIINIQPVQMSKGQEDTYRLILKEVKENLVKTVEERGFNRSQINILVALTKLRQVCDHPRLILDDSDKKLSSGKLDVLLEIVQDAIAGGHKLIVFSQFVKMLKLIKNRFKKNGIEFEYLDGSTRNRMERVNRFNQSSDVNAFLISLKAGGTGLNLTSADIVIHVDPWWNPMVERQATDRAHRIGQENQVIVYKLITTGTVEEKILKLQKRKEAIFENVIENNSNPMDEISWQDIQELLEYD; encoded by the coding sequence ATGTCCTATGTTGATGCCCTTACAGATTATGTGCCAAGCAAGATCTATAAACGAGGTAAAAAATATTATGAAACGAATAAAATCCTTGATTATGATATTTCTGATGGAGGTAATAAAAAGTTCTCTCTTACAGCAGAAGTAAAAGGAACTTATAATTATCAAGTTGAGATTGATTTATCATTGGAAGGAGATGAAATCCATTTTGAGAATGATTGTACTTGTCCCTATGACTGGGGATCTATTTGTAAACACGAGGTAGCTGTATTATATAAATTTTTAAATGAAGATTATCATCTCCTTGGTCTACCGGTTAATGATTTTAATAGCTTTACAAAATTAGAAGAATTAAGTGAAAGTGTTCAAACTACAAAAAATATTCCTCTACAGTATTATATTAAAGGGTTAGCAATTGATGCAATGGTTAATTTTAAACTTACCTTAGACTCTCCTAACTGTCCAATTAATAAATTAGATTCTATAATTGATTATATTCAGGCTTCTTATGCTTATCAGAATTTAGATCAAATAGTGTCTGGATTAAGTCATAATGATATAGTTAATATAGAATATTTAAGTAATACAGAAACCAGTAAGAGTCAAACGCCAGGTGCTCTACTTTTTCCTAAAAGCCAGGCTAATTTTAATTTCTTATTAAGGTTAATGACAGAGAATGAAGTTTACTTAGATGAAACTAAAAAAAGGGTAAAAAAAGGTGAAGTCATATATCCTGATTTAATTTTAGAAGGGAATTTAGATCAAGTAGAAATTAAGACCAAAAAATTCGATTATCCTATTTATGAAGGGGATCTTCATCAAGAAAGTCGTCTACAGTGGACAGTAATTGACTCTCAGGTTCATCCCCTTGAATTTAATTCTATTGAGCAGATTCCAGATAATATTCTAATCCCTAAGGAGAAACAAGGTGAATTTCTCTTTGAAATCTTACCTTCTCTTAAAGAAGAGTTAGAGTTAGAGATTGATGAAGAATTAGAAGGTTATCAATTAAATTCAAAACCACCTGAGATTAAAGTAAAGTTTGACTATCAAGATAATAATATATTATCTTACTCAGAGGTTAAATTAGGGGATGAGGTTTATGAAAATTCAGAGATTTTAGGTTTTGATTCTAATAATAAATGTTATACTCAAATGGAGGATGATCCTAAAGAGTGGTTTAGTTTAGATACTAAGCCTATAGAGAACTTGATAAATTACTTAGAAGATTATGAGTTTCATGTTTCCCCTAACAATTTTAATATTAAAGATGAGAGTGATATTCAAGAATTTATTACTGAAGGGATAGATAATTTACCAACTGAGTGGGATGTAGAGACTACTACTGCTTTTGATGAAGTAGAGGTAAAACCTGTAGAGCTTGAGCCGATAGTTGAATTAAAAGATGATGATGAAGATGGAACTATAGATTGGTTTGAATTTAAAGTAAAATATAATCTTGGTGGAGAGACTTATACTTATCAAGAGCTTAAGAAGCTCTTACGTCAAAATAAGGCTGGAGATAATTATTTACGAGTTGGGAATCAATATTTAATCTTAGAAGATGATAAACAGGAGCAAGAGATTAATCAGCTACTTGAGTTAGCAGAAAGCCAAGGAGACGCCAGTTATCGTAGTAGCTATTATAACTTGCTTTATTATCGTAATTTAATAGAGGAAACTGGTATTAATTTTGTTGGTAATCAGGTTTATAATGAATTAAATGAAGATATTACTGCTGATAACCTAATTAAAGAAGTTGATATTCCTATAAAAGCAAAAGATATTTTAAGGGATTATCAAAAACAAGGTTACTATTGGTTACGTTTCCTAAATAAATATCATTTTGGTGGAATTCTAGCTGATGATATGGGATTAGGTAAGACTTTACAAACTCTGACTTTATTAAAGAGTTTATCATTAAATAAGCCAGCTTTAATCATCTGTCCTCGCACATTGATCTATAATTGGAGTGAGGAAATTAAAAAATTCTTTCCTCAATTTGAACATTTAGTCTACTACGGGTCTCCAACAGATAGAGAGGAGATGAGACAAAACTTTAATCAATATCAAGTGCTCATCACTTCATATTCAATTATTAGCCGTGATTATTTAGATTTAGAAGATTTTTCATTCTCCTATGTTGTCTTAGATGAGGCACATCATATTAAGAATCGTCGTACTAAAAGAGCTAAAGGAGTCAAGATGATTAAAGCTAAGAATAGATTGGCTCTAACCGGAACTCCAATTGAGAACTCTTTAGAAGAGCTATGGTCTATTTTTGACTTTTTAATGCCAGGATATTTAGGAAATTATAAAGAATTCAGACGTAAGTACTTAAAGCCTATTAATCAAGAGAATAATCAAGAAGAATTATTAGAATTAAAAGAAAGAATTGCTCCTTTTATTTTACGTCGCAAAAAAGAAGAGGTTCTTACTGAATTACCTGATAAAATCATTAATATTCAACCAGTACAGATGTCCAAGGGGCAAGAAGATACATATCGATTAATCTTAAAAGAGGTTAAAGAGAATTTAGTAAAAACAGTTGAGGAACGAGGATTTAATCGTTCCCAAATTAATATTTTAGTAGCATTAACTAAATTAAGACAGGTCTGTGATCATCCTCGCTTAATCCTTGATGATTCTGATAAAAAACTAAGCTCTGGTAAATTAGATGTCTTATTGGAGATAGTACAAGATGCTATCGCAGGTGGTCATAAGCTAATCGTCTTCAGCCAATTTGTTAAGATGCTAAAATTAATTAAGAATAGGTTTAAAAAGAATGGAATAGAATTTGAATATTTAGATGGAAGCACTAGAAATCGTATGGAACGAGTAAATCGTTTTAATCAATCTTCAGATGTAAATGCATTCTTAATTAGCTTAAAAGCCGGAGGTACTGGATTAAACTTAACATCAGCTGATATTGTAATCCATGTTGACCCCTGGTGGAATCCTATGGTAGAAAGGCAAGCTACAGATCGAGCTCATCGAATTGGACAAGAGAACCAAGTAATAGTTTATAAATTGATTACTACTGGTACTGTAGAAGAGAAAATTTTAAAACTACAAAAGAGAAAAGAAGCTATTTTTGAGAACGTAATTGAAAATAATAGCAACCCTATGGATGAAATTAGTTGGCAAGATATTCAGGAGTTATTAGAATATGATTAG
- a CDS encoding ImmA/IrrE family metallo-endopeptidase has protein sequence MRLLEEIIKNIRSDLYKEIKKEALYVLDEFAGANDKALKDNIFRLIEEEKKVDLLRFPIEDDDLCGFICQHRGQTFIYINTYLPYEKQIFAAAHELYHLHNNGKRELLHRITLEEKAEINLGESKANLFAALLLVPDSSLEEELKLLKVNKASNLDLLKIIKLMDTFAVPYKTIILRLYELELINEEETKEWLAISDRNPKEGVLYHINKHQIGIKWQRRTREVKYSNLKALILDNDLAELLPKKRIEKDLGFIGDKNER, from the coding sequence ATGCGATTATTAGAAGAAATTATCAAAAATATACGATCTGATTTATATAAAGAGATAAAAAAAGAAGCTTTATATGTGTTAGATGAGTTTGCCGGTGCTAATGATAAAGCTTTAAAAGATAATATATTTAGATTAATAGAGGAAGAAAAAAAGGTTGATTTATTACGTTTTCCTATTGAAGATGATGATCTTTGTGGTTTTATTTGTCAGCATAGAGGACAAACATTTATCTATATTAATACTTATCTTCCTTATGAAAAACAGATTTTTGCTGCTGCTCATGAATTATATCATTTACACAATAATGGAAAAAGAGAATTATTACATCGTATTACTCTTGAAGAAAAAGCAGAAATAAATTTAGGAGAAAGTAAAGCAAATTTATTTGCAGCTTTATTATTAGTTCCTGATTCATCTTTGGAAGAGGAGTTAAAGTTATTAAAAGTAAATAAAGCTTCAAACTTAGACCTTTTAAAGATAATTAAACTAATGGACACTTTTGCAGTTCCATATAAAACAATTATTCTGCGTTTATATGAACTTGAGTTAATCAATGAGGAAGAAACAAAGGAATGGTTAGCTATTTCCGATAGAAATCCTAAAGAAGGAGTTTTATATCATATAAACAAACACCAAATTGGAATCAAGTGGCAAAGAAGGACTAGAGAAGTTAAGTATAGTAATCTCAAAGCACTTATACTAGATAACGATTTAGCTGAGTTATTACCTAAAAAGAGAATAGAAAAGGATTTAGGCTTTATAGGTGATAAAAATGAAAGATGA
- a CDS encoding SpoIID/LytB domain-containing protein yields MPKIERNINPLLIVGVIFLIVFSGTFIFKFKNQEIESNSEYNLNKLEKEAKEKYYQGEYQASIKLYQKIIDEHSKELKVHKDLAVVYETTGNYQAAINHYQEVISINSKEYSVYYNLGELYYNLNRYQKALPNFKKATKYLEDKEILKSTYLYLAKIYEQQMKYELALDAVNKALEIDSNSALAYYYLGQIRDVLGKREAAIIAYKQVIKKDGSFENVHFNLAEDYFKLKKYQIALRKYKKVLAQYPSNSLAQKRLESIKQLKPELFRPPKKEEEDKPEEEESVLDKEVNFAEIKSVPGKEDLKKVKIGLATNRNYLAFRADSKFIIKAKDKNKVLFTGAAKEPWQLEMTKKGKIKLLDKDGDLEKEFEESIMIETTDDVAPILLHDIKYGQGYYWAGKEDRQYRGKIEIKPGESSFTVINHVNMAGYLYSVVPSEMWASWPVEALQVQAVAARSYTLFHLGKHGNEGYDLCSTVHCASYKGITREYPKSTKAVNETIGEVLTYNGKPINAVYSANSGGHTESSADVWGGKVPYLQGVTTTLTSTKESKEKTEKLSEFKETFPLSPYELQSWLRKYPESYSAKRSYGRSNRYRWQRIIDAKEIASKLDIGKIKKIVPVSRAEGGTVKALRIVGTEGEEVIERGLRSFFNGLRSSRFFIITRYGNDGLPEQFLFYGGGWGHNVGMDQVATAHMAKAGYSYDQILLHFYTDVKLTKEY; encoded by the coding sequence TTGCCTAAAATAGAGAGAAATATTAATCCATTATTGATCGTAGGTGTTATCTTCTTAATAGTCTTTTCAGGGACATTTATCTTTAAATTTAAGAATCAAGAAATTGAGTCTAATTCTGAATATAACTTAAATAAGTTAGAAAAAGAAGCTAAAGAGAAATATTATCAGGGAGAATATCAAGCTAGTATTAAGCTTTATCAAAAGATTATAGATGAGCATTCTAAAGAGTTAAAGGTTCATAAAGATTTAGCAGTAGTTTATGAAACCACTGGGAATTATCAAGCGGCCATTAATCATTATCAAGAAGTAATTTCTATAAATTCTAAAGAGTATTCGGTTTATTATAATTTAGGTGAGCTTTATTATAATTTAAATCGTTATCAAAAAGCATTGCCTAATTTTAAAAAAGCAACTAAATATTTAGAAGATAAAGAGATATTAAAATCAACTTATCTCTATTTAGCTAAAATTTATGAGCAGCAGATGAAGTATGAGTTAGCCTTAGATGCTGTTAATAAAGCTTTAGAGATAGATTCTAATTCTGCCTTAGCATATTATTATTTAGGACAGATTAGAGATGTTTTAGGCAAAAGGGAAGCAGCTATCATTGCTTATAAGCAAGTTATTAAAAAAGACGGTAGCTTTGAAAATGTTCATTTTAATTTAGCTGAGGATTACTTTAAGTTAAAGAAATATCAAATAGCGCTTAGAAAATATAAGAAAGTTTTAGCTCAATATCCTAGTAATTCATTGGCTCAGAAACGTTTAGAAAGCATAAAACAATTAAAGCCTGAATTATTTAGGCCACCAAAGAAAGAGGAAGAAGATAAGCCAGAGGAAGAAGAAAGTGTTTTAGATAAGGAAGTTAACTTTGCTGAAATCAAATCAGTACCAGGTAAGGAAGATTTAAAGAAAGTCAAGATAGGTTTAGCTACCAACAGAAATTACTTAGCTTTTAGAGCTGATTCTAAGTTTATAATTAAGGCTAAGGATAAGAATAAGGTATTATTTACAGGTGCTGCTAAGGAACCATGGCAGTTAGAGATGACTAAAAAAGGGAAGATTAAGCTTTTAGATAAAGATGGAGATTTAGAAAAAGAGTTTGAAGAGTCAATAATGATTGAAACTACTGATGATGTAGCCCCAATATTACTTCATGATATCAAGTATGGTCAAGGATATTATTGGGCTGGAAAAGAAGATAGACAGTACCGTGGTAAGATAGAGATTAAACCAGGAGAATCATCTTTTACAGTAATTAATCATGTGAATATGGCTGGTTATCTTTATTCAGTAGTGCCTTCTGAGATGTGGGCTAGTTGGCCAGTAGAGGCTCTACAAGTGCAAGCAGTAGCAGCTAGAAGCTATACATTATTCCACTTAGGTAAGCATGGGAATGAAGGATATGATCTCTGTTCAACAGTCCATTGTGCATCTTATAAAGGGATAACTCGTGAATACCCTAAATCTACTAAAGCGGTTAACGAAACTATAGGTGAAGTTCTAACTTATAATGGTAAGCCAATTAATGCAGTTTATAGTGCTAACTCCGGTGGTCATACTGAAAGTAGTGCGGATGTTTGGGGTGGTAAAGTACCTTATCTACAAGGTGTAACAACGACTTTGACTTCAACAAAAGAGTCAAAAGAGAAAACAGAGAAATTAAGTGAGTTTAAAGAAACTTTCCCATTATCACCTTATGAGTTGCAGAGTTGGTTGAGGAAATACCCAGAATCTTACTCAGCTAAAAGAAGTTATGGTCGATCTAATCGTTATCGTTGGCAACGAATAATTGATGCTAAAGAGATTGCTTCTAAATTAGATATCGGCAAAATCAAGAAAATAGTACCGGTATCGAGAGCAGAAGGCGGTACAGTTAAAGCCTTAAGGATTGTAGGAACTGAAGGTGAAGAAGTTATAGAGAGAGGATTACGCTCCTTCTTTAATGGGTTAAGAAGTAGCCGATTCTTTATTATCACCAGATATGGTAATGATGGATTACCTGAACAATTCCTCTTTTATGGAGGGGGCTGGGGCCATAATGTCGGCATGGATCAAGTAGCTACAGCCCATATGGCTAAGGCAGGATATAGTTATGATCAGATACTATTACACTTTTATACTGATGTTAAATTAACAAAAGAATACTAA